The genomic window AGCTGCGAGCACTTCGGAGATTATGAGTGCGGATTTTGCTTTGAATACTgggcgtatggtaggacaatgtgcggtgcggattcatgccccggcgggacatctgATGGGCGGATCTTCTGGACGTGCGGGAATCTatggcacagggagtgttcacaactggtcacgcgagaagaggaatggatgtccagctttacgtgtgaccagtgccgagcgaaactgTGTGTGGGTGTTCCACGAGGatcgagtggtcacactgggcgggcgccgacacgctgcaggagtcggcgatactcccGATTCCACTGCAACCGATGCTGCCGCCGACGCTGCCTCTGACACCGCCTCcaacacagcccccgccctatggggtggagacgccgagcaggacatcgctgcagacggaggaagccgcacccgtccagcccctgtggtacgactggcacgcgacgtccgggtggatacggcaggccgactcagacaTGCCGCCCCTGACGctgccgcccccaactgccgtaggggctcacgagcggcctacgcggtgcgaaccggcCCTGCTGCCACAACTGCTTAGCACGCATGTCGACGAGGGCGTGCCACAATCGCTCTGCATGCacaacgagggcgtgccacaaTCGCTCTGCACGCACAATGAGGGCGTGCCACAACCGCTCGCCACGCATATCAAGGGCGTGCAACAAATGCACGATACCAAGGGCGTGCCACGACCGCCGCCACGCGTGCTACCTTGGATGCAACGCCGGTTGCTGCCGCGCTCGCCGCTGAAGGTGCTACGCCCCTTAaacctgtcacgcgggccaccttgaaAGCGATGCCGGTTGCTGCTGCgctcgccgctgaaggtgccacgcccctccCGTCTGTCACGAGGAcaaccttggacgcgacgccgccgcctgctgtcGCGCGCGCCGCataaggtgccacgccccttccgcctgtcaTGCGGGCCACCTCGGATGCGACAcagccgcctgctgccgcgcgcgccgctgaaggtgccacgccccttccacctgtcacgcgggccaccttggacacgacgccgccgcctgctgccgtgtctgccgctgaaggtgccacgccccttccgcctgtcacgtgggccaccttggacgcgacgccgccgcctgctgccgcgcgcgccgctgaaggtgccacgccccttccgcctgtcacgtgggccacctaagacgcgacgccgccgcctgatgccgcacgcgccgctgaaggtgccacgccccttccgcctgtcacgcgggccaccttggacgcgacgccggtAGCTGCCACgctcgccgctgaaggtgccatgccccttccgtctgtcacgcgggccaccttggacgcgacgccggtTGTTGCCGCGCTCAACGCTGAAGTTGCCACACCCCTTccgcctgtcacgcgggccaccttgtaCTCGTAGCGGCCGcatgctgccgcgcgcgccgctgaaggtgccatgcCCCTTTCGCCTGTCACGTGATCCACCTTAAACGCGATGCCGGTTGCTGCCGCgctcgccgctgaaggtgccatgcCCCTTTcgtctgtcacgcgggccaccttggaagcgacgccgGTTGCTGCCGCGCTcaccgctgaaggtgccacgcccctccAGTCTGTCACGAGGGCCACCTTAAACGCGACGCTGGTTGCTGCTGCgctcgccgctgaaggtgccatgccccttccatctgtcacgcgggccaccttggaagcgacgccgGTTGCTGCCGCGCTcaccgctgaaggtgccacgcccctccCGTCTGTCAcgagggccaccttggacgcgacgccgccgcctgctgccgcgcgcgctgctgaaggtgccacgccccttccgcttgtcacgcgggccaccttggacgcgacgctgCCGCCTGCTGCCGTGCGCGCCGcagaaggtgccacgccccttccgtctgtcacgagggccaccttggacgcgatgcttccgcctgctgccgcgcgcgccgctgaaggtacCACGCTCCTTTCGTCTGTCACGAGGGCCACCTTGgatgcgacgccgccgcctgctgccgcgcttgctgctgaaggtgccacgccccttccgcctgtcacgcgtgacaccttggaagcgacgccgGTTGCTGCCGCgctcgccgctgaaggtgccacgccccgtTCGCCTGTCACACGGGCCAACTTGGACGCATAGCCGCCGCCTACTGACGCGTGCGCCGCTttaggtgccacgccccttccgtcttacacgagggccaccttggacgcgataCCGCCGCCTGACGCTGAAGGTGCCGCGACGCTGTcgccgccgcccacctcggccgGCCCCATGGCGACATGTACGGGCTGCACCGTCACCACGAGGGCGccggactcagcaggtcagtgcctcctcggctccttcaggccgttatgcctcatcaacgtcctcccttgcgaTACGAGTGCACAATCTGTTAAGTGCgatggccagggacgcacccgtgtgcgccctagcatgccagcgACCTTctttgtgtgtgtaaataagtatGGTTTTTATGTACCTATTTTTAAATATCACGGGCCTcaataattgtatatattttgtaatcataactaattaactgatgtgtaaattcgctgtttgactaatgtctcgctaagttgtgtaaataattttgtaactcttctcaaatgtttcgcagtgttagtaatgtaatcgcagcctggcgcgtcgcGGAGTGGGGCCTCTCCCGCGCCGGCCGattcctcctcccctcctccgcggcccgcgagCCTCGGCCCGCTGGCGGGCAGGGAAGGGCAGTGGTGCTCAGGGCTCGATCAGGGACAGACGTGCACTCCACTctgcgctgctcgcgaggcgcgtcttCTGGGCTCGTGGTCCGACGACAGGGTAACTTCACGGGTTGTCGCGACAGCTGAGCTGCATCCATCGAGTCGCTCACTCTGTTGAGTTTACGAGTCTTACGAGTTACGTCACCAGTCGTACGTCCTAGAACGCGTAAGCATAGTTACGAACCGCCGAACCTTCACCGTCATTACGAGACTTTTACGTAATGGGCCGCGCACGTGTTGCTCATCTTTGTGTCGAGCAACTTTAATCGGGGACATTGTTACGTGGGAAAATTCCAGTTTGTgtcgggacgtgttaacggacGGGACGGTCGCGGGaagggcgctcgttccgcgacggatctgccaggctgcggcaggctctcaaaactacaataaaaggggctcgtggaactgttaacatcgagttatccttggaaccgcctaccattcttcctcctcatcgcactctccctccaggtcccgtatttcccggtcccggccacgttggcctggacccacacctcaccaacgagagcagtacgggcacaacaggacaattacgtaaacggggaatcagggaccagaagccgagggacgtcaaggtACTGTGCTCTGACAGCAAGGAATCAGCTTTTACTAGCTTTGCGATATTATgcaatatgtatttaataatatagtGAAGATGATAGCagaaaattaaagcaaacaaaagaTCGTCGGAATAACCAAAACTGGCAACActacaacattatttttcactATCTTAGCAGGGTTTTTAATACCAacgcttaaaaaaatacactagagGTGTCGAAATCATCAGATAAATTGCGAATAGCTAATTGGTCGCTGTTCGGGGATTGTAATACACGAGGACGAAGATATTCAGCAAATACCTTATTCAGTGTATAGCTATTTACGGCTTTTATCCAGAGTTGGTAATACAGGCCCTAATACTAGTATAGttattttatgaacttaaatattcataattttaatatcaaatattgttataaattttaattttttatctcatGGCTTTACAAATAAAAGTAAGAAGCCAATCCGTCAAAGGAATGCGAAACGATAGAAATCACGGTTTCACTAGACTATGATTCGATTTTCTGAACTCGTCAATGTGCTATTGTTGTAATGTCGTGTGTAGTTGTGTTCGTGTAGATTTGTGTAATGTAgtgttattataaaataaagaaaacaaaaaaaatagtaaaacaataaatataaaaaaatagaaaaagtctaaaagtttttaaaaacagTGCTTATAAGGAGTTTTGTGTTCAGGACCGTTTGAGTGCTCGTTGGCAGAAGGTAAGCCAGCCACCAAACttagaaatattttaatgacTCCCTCAAACATGATTCCAGACGCAGTGAATTATGCAATGGCATCACTCTACGTTGGAGATTTAACGGAGGACATAACAGAAGCGATGTTATTTGACAAATTTTCGAGCGCTGGCCCCGTGCTGTCCATACGTGTGTGCAGAGACGTAGTGACGCGTCGTTCCCTCGGTTACGCTTACGTTAATTTTCAGCAGCCGGCGGATGCCGAAAGGGCTTTGGATACAATGAATTTTGACTTACTGAAAGGGCGCCCGATTCGAATCATGTGGTCTCAGAGGGATCCTTCTCTGCGTAAATCAGGCGTTGGTAACATATTCATAAAGAATTTGGACAAGAGTATTGACAACAAAGCTTTGTACGATACTTTCTCGACTTTCGGAAACATCCTAAGTTGTAAAATTGCCCAGGACGAATCTAGTAATTCCAGGGGCTACGGTTTTGTGCACTTTGAAACCGAGGAAGCTGCGAAAAAAGCTATTGAGAAGGTAAATGGAATGTTGCTGAATGGCAAGAAGGTGTTTGTAGGAAAGTTTCTGTCACGAAAACAACGCGATAAGGATTTGGGCGACAGAGTTAAGTCATTCACAAACGTGTATGTCAAGAATCTGCCAGACGATTTCAATGATGATAAACTTCATGCTCAGTTCAGCGAGTTTGGTAAGATAACAAGTCACAAAGTCATGCTAAATGATGCTGGAAAATCTCGAGGTTTCGGGTTTGTTGCATTTGAAGATCCTAAATCAGCAGAAGAAAGTGTAACCAAGTTGAATGGCGTTGCGTTAATAGAAGGTAAGCTGCTGTACGTTGGAAGGGCCCAGAGCAAGGCCGAAAGACAACAAGAATTAAAACGGAAGTTTGAGCAAATCAAAACTGAACGCCTGATTCGGTACCAGGGGGTTAACCTGTACTtgaaaaacttggacgacaacaTTGACGATGAGCGCCTTCGCAAAGAGTTCAGTGTCTATGGCACCATTACTAGCGCCAAGGTGATGATGGACGATGGCCGCAGCCGGGGGTTTGGCTTTGTGTGCTTCTCGTCACCGGAGGAGGCAACGAAGGCGGTGACAGAAATGAACGGCCGCATCATGGGGTCGAAGCCGCTGTATGTGGCACTGGCCCAGCGCAAGGAGGAGCGACGGGCTCACCTGGCATCACAGTACCAACAGCGTGCTGACAACTTCCGCATACACCAGATAGGGCCACACTTCTACCCGCCGAGCAACACCGCAGGCTACTTCGTTCCCGCTCTACCCCAGCCGCAGCGGTTTTTCGGACCAGGTGCAGCGCGTGGGACTCCGCGGTGGTCGGCCCCTCCGCCGCCCGCACGCCCGGCACTTACAACCGGGTACGGGGGCGCACCATGGCATGCACCACAGCGGACACTCCCGGGCCCTCGCGGCAGTGGCGGTGGCTCTGGTTCCGCTCGCCCCATCACGGGGCAGCAGCAGGCTCGTGCCCCCCGCGTCAAGACACTGATGCCGGCCAGCTTGACTCCGCCGGCCAGCTCAACTCCTCTGTCCTCGGCTTCAACCCAGGAGCAGAAGCAGATACTGGGGGAGCGACTGTTCCCGGTTATTCAGACGATGTATGCTGGGCTCGCCGGCAAGCTGACGGGCATGCTATTAGAGATCGACAATGCAGAGCTTCTGCACCTCTTGGAGCACGGCGATGAGCTCAAGGGCAAGGTGGAGGAGGCGGTGGCAGTGTTGCTCGCGCACCAGGCCAAGCAGGCCAATCTGCAGGCCACCAAGGAATAGTGCACGGCCGCTCACTGGGCTTGTAGAGCATTGTTCTGCTATTGCCTGTGATTGCCTAACCAGCTTTTCAGGCATATCGGTTACAACCATTTAAAAATGTCTTTGCCATTGCAATTTAAATAGTCTAAAACTTAATCTTTATTTGCAAATAgactaaaattaaattgtaagtcTCCTGTTACAGATTTTAATTAATAGAAGTATTTGTATTCAATGCttggattcacaattgaataTGGCCTATATTCTCTTtagtaataattcaaaatttattgGCGTGTGAATACTTTTTATTGTTAAACATGTAgtaagtatttgaattttggtTATTAAATTCGTGTAATAAGTTTTGGTGAGTTACATGTTTTAAGTTCATTGCTTTGGGTTAATGTTCtgttttaaaattagtatttaaaatttgttGGTGTTAGTGTAGTTTGTTTGCCTAGGTAAAAATTTCCGCATtgtttcctttattattttatcttgTAGGTGAACATTCCTTAATATGTAATGATGAAGACAGTATCAGTAATGGCATGTCCTAAAGTATGTTTACATAGGATTATGTTAAATTAGGGAATTatgctatttaaataatttattacctAAATTTTAGTTTCTGTATGGTTCCGCAAGCAGTCTAATTTGTTCATTGAATAATTTAGCAACAATAATTTGCTTAGGTTGGAAGAACTGACATGTTTTCAAATTGATACATTTGGTTCTGCAAGTGCTTATCTTACCTTATACtgcatttaatttataaatgtgcTGATCCAGCAAATCACGTGGTGTCTAAGActttttgtgtattcattttcCACACAAATATGTAGGTATTTGCTTTGCTAAAGATGTCACACAAGGGCATTGCTTGTATCATCATTTAGGCAAATGTATCAAGTGTTGAAAGCACTTGAATTTATCAAGGTTTTGCTATAGGATGTAATATGTTTGTCTGGGATACTTGTGACATTAAAATTTTACCAACGGTGTGTTAATTTTGAAATAGAAACTTTTGTATTGTTCTTCCTAAATTTTATATAGAAATGagtcaaaaaaatattacaatacttGTCAGTATTGTAGAAATGTTAGTTCATGCCAAAACTGTtggcccttaaaaaaaaaaagagaaaaattattaaaattaaaaaaaaataagaaaaaagttGTTGTTGCAACAATAATTGtgcattaaaattgtatttgtgaAATTTATGTTCCTTTGTTTGTGATGATATTCTATGTGCCATTGATAATACTTAAGCATTTGTTAAATTTtggaacaaaattaatttttgtattttacaagttttgaaaataaaataaatttaaaataaaaaggttTAATTGTTATTTACGAAGTGCATTTGTACTAActataaaaactcaaaaataaGCGTGTTAGCCTTTAGTCTTTGaccattaaaaatacaaataattacaaatatataatgCCTATTAAAAAATCTCTATATAAATGCTCCTTTAATGTGTCCACTCTAACCAGGAAAAATGTTTCAGAGAAGATGAGTTCTATCTGGGTTCAATACCAGGCTGGGTTGAACTGGATTTTCCTGCCAACAAGAGATGGGGTGGTGGAGAGGGGGTCATCCCCTCCCATCAGGGCTACATTGTCATCTCATCACCCGTTGTTTCCAACAACCGCTGTGTTGATGAGGCGTTAGCCCTAACACATTCATTTGTTCTGAAAACCTCAACATCTACAAGGCACAGAACTAATATTGCCAACAAAACTTTTGAATTTTCAGAACGTGCTAAAGCTAACATGTGCTCTGCAAAGCATTAATGGAAACATTCTTGAACAATATAAATGGATAAAATTAAATCCACAAATGTTCTATAAAGAGATTCACAATAaactatgaaaaaattaatattaaaattgaagctgacaaaagtaattggaattacACCAGAACAAAAATAAATGAGACAAATAAGAAATTAAACTGAAGGACTAGTCAAGGTGGTCGTAATTACTTCTGAAATATACGGCAACAGTGttagaaatttttaaactttaatttacagTCGGCCTTTTTTCAACTTTTTGGCACCTCACGTAAGTTCATTGTCATACAGTAAATATAAATAGTTGTAGACTTAAGTttaaatcatgtggaaattaccatagaaaatgttttagttttctaACTTACACTATTTGCAGGAATCATTTTCTGTGTTTTTCATATAATGTTAAATTTTGcttgaatataaaaattttcttgtgatataaaagtttaaaaaaatttcaatgtagtTCCTGAAAAAGTCCTGGAATAGATTCACCAATTATTTGTGGGCAGCCTGCTTAAATACATTTGATTAGTATTGGCCAAATACCAAAACGTTTGTATTTCTAGTGAAAAGTCTGAATTCTGCTGCAGGCTCATAGTTAAAAAGTAAGTTAGACATGCATGATTAAtgatctaaagtgcttcccaaggctttTGCAAATTCtttaagttggagctgaacatttttttaatgccAATAATAGAGAATaaatttaagatggaacactgagcACCTggataatgttaaattttttgacaaatattCTACAGTCTTCAAAAAATTTTCAGTCATAAAATGGTATCACTAAAATAATTGAAGGTAACACactttttgtataaaatttttttggcaGGTGTTGCTgctacccccaattatttcattgaaattattttacgaaAGTACATGTTTTGTGGTGTTTGTAGAAATTAGTTCAACTAAATGTTAGCCAGACACTTAGTGTCAGTCTAAGATACTTTATCTATTATAGGTACTAAACCAGTTGTGAAGCTGCAACTTCATAGGAGTTTACCTTGAgatgtatgtatgtttttaacatatttttcattCCCAAAACTGCTGCTGAAGtttgtcaaatttaaattttgcttttAAGTGATACATAACTggtttgatttcagtttattcaCGGTTAAAATGTTGATTTCCTGGAACTGTTGCGGTTGGTGGGATGTTCCCTACTGCCCTGATTTATAAAGTCGAGAAACATGATGGCCACCTCTCTCTCACACACTTGCAAGGTCAAGCACTAAGCATCCTGCTCTAAACCGGAATATTTGCAAGTGAGGAAACACACCGGTTGTTGCAGCGAGCCAGAGTGTTCTGTCTGTTAGTGCTGGACGCTCGTCTATATCAATCCCTGTGTATACGTGTtggtttccaaaattaattttacttttttcactaatttaaattgaattggcaaaatgaattttttttttcattttggttaCTAAATTGTTTTATCATTTCAATTAGTgtttaccgtaaaacggggtgaataggaTGAGAGGTGTGAATAGAATcaaaagtttgtaacattatGTTTTGAAGCATAATACAGCAGAAAAGAATTCTACATAGAACTACGTATTAGAACTACCATTATAACTATTTGAACAATGTATAATATTTTCTTCTGTATTATGTTCCAAAACATAATGTTATAAACTTTTGATCCTATTCGCCCCTCTGATCAtattcaccccattttacggtacttaatgtttttaaaattgttaaaggCCAATTTACATTTTAGTCAGTATTAACTGAGAGGAGGTGGGGGAAAACTATGATGAGTTAAAAGGATGAGGGGAAATTCTACCATAGTTTCTTATAcgctccatggaatgagtacaatgACATCACTcagagtagtgtatagaatacgttgGTAGGCAACACTGTCAACCACAGTAGTCTTAATTAGACTTTAAAAAAACTACAGATAGCACTTTTGACTGACTTTCTGACTCGTTTACTGCAGGAACAATACTTATCGGTTTTTGTAAACGGGGGAGTATGGTGCGGAGCACAAGAGGAGAAgtcagggggagagagagggttgGAAATACGGAGGGATGATGTATTAAGGGAGTTGAGGAGACTGAATGTGAGGAAGGCGGTTGGGCCAGATGGGATAGGGAACAGGCACCTCAAGCTGGGAGGGAAGGTGATAGGAAAGTACCTGCAAGTACTGTATGCACAGTCACTGGAGGAGGGACAGCTGCCGAGGCAGTGGAAAGAGGCTGTGGTGGTGCCCATCTATAAAGGGAGGGGGAATAAGGCACACCCAGCCAACTATAGGCCGGTCAGCTTGATGTCTAACGTAGGCAAGGTGATGGAGAGGCTGGTAGTGAAGTATATAGTAGAGAGGGTGGAGGAAAGGGACTGGATGGATGAGAGGCAGCACGGCTTCCGGAGGGGTTACTCCTGTGAAACGCAGATGGCGGGGCTGCTGGAGGACTTGGTGGAGGCAGTGGATGAGGGAAAGCAGGTAGACGCTAtttttatagactttgagaaagcgTTTGACAGGGTGCCGCACAGGAGGGTGATGGAAAAGGTGGAGGGGTTGATAGAGGACAGGAGGGTGGTAAATTGGACAGGGGACTTCTTGAGGGACAGGATCCAGCGAGTGAGAGTGGGTAAGGAATGGTCAGAAGAGGGAAATGTGATGTCAGgggtaccacaaggcagtgtcaTGGGACCCCTGCTCTTCCTGATCATGATGAATGATGTAGGGGAGGGGTTGAAAAGCAGGCTGCGGTTGTTTGCGGACGATTGTGTGCTCTATGAAACTGTGGGGGAAGGGGCGCACCTGGCAGAGGACTTGCAGAAACTGGAGTGCTGGTCGAGGGAAAACGAAATGGGTATAAATGTAGGGAAAACAAAGGTGGTGAGGTTC from Bacillus rossius redtenbacheri isolate Brsri chromosome 1, Brsri_v3, whole genome shotgun sequence includes these protein-coding regions:
- the LOC134527774 gene encoding polyadenylate-binding protein 4-like, translated to MTPSNMIPDAVNYAMASLYVGDLTEDITEAMLFDKFSSAGPVLSIRVCRDVVTRRSLGYAYVNFQQPADAERALDTMNFDLLKGRPIRIMWSQRDPSLRKSGVGNIFIKNLDKSIDNKALYDTFSTFGNILSCKIAQDESSNSRGYGFVHFETEEAAKKAIEKVNGMLLNGKKVFVGKFLSRKQRDKDLGDRVKSFTNVYVKNLPDDFNDDKLHAQFSEFGKITSHKVMLNDAGKSRGFGFVAFEDPKSAEESVTKLNGVALIEGKLLYVGRAQSKAERQQELKRKFEQIKTERLIRYQGVNLYLKNLDDNIDDERLRKEFSVYGTITSAKVMMDDGRSRGFGFVCFSSPEEATKAVTEMNGRIMGSKPLYVALAQRKEERRAHLASQYQQRADNFRIHQIGPHFYPPSNTAGYFVPALPQPQRFFGPGAARGTPRWSAPPPPARPALTTGYGGAPWHAPQRTLPGPRGSGGGSGSARPITGQQQARAPRVKTLMPASLTPPASSTPLSSASTQEQKQILGERLFPVIQTMYAGLAGKLTGMLLEIDNAELLHLLEHGDELKGKVEEAVAVLLAHQAKQANLQATKE